A region of the Kaistia geumhonensis genome:
GATGCTGATCGGCGCGCTGACCGCGGTCGTCGTCTCGGCCTATGCGCCCTGGTATGTCGGCGTCCTCGCCGGCCTCGCCGTCGGCGGCATGCTCGGCGGCCTGATGGCGCTCTTCCATCTGCGCTTCAAGGCAGACGTGATCCTGGTCGGCTTCGCGGTCAACATCATCGCGGCCGGCGGCACGGTCACCGCGCTCAACTATGCGACCGGCGGCGACAAGGGCACCTCGATCAACCTGCCGTCCAAGGCCGTCCCCTCGCTCGACCTCTCCTTCCTCGACGCGATCCCCGGCATCGGACCGGTGCTGACGCAGATGTTCTCGGGCCATTCCTATCTGACCTGGCTCGCGGTCTTCCTCGTCTTCGCCATCTGGTATTTCCTCTACCGCACGCCGGAAGGCCTGCGCTTCCGCGCCGTCGGCGAATATCCCGCCGCCGCCGAAGCCGCCGGCATCTCGCCGAACCGGCTGCGCACCTATGGCCTCGTCGCCTCGGGCGCGTTGGCCGGCCTCGGCGGTGCGCAGCTCGCGATGTTCAACTTCGTCGGCTTCACGCGCGACATGACTGCCGGCCGCGGCTTCATCGCGCTCGGCGCCGTGCTGCTCGGCCGCCGCCATCCGGTCGGCACTGCGATCGCCGCCGTGCTGTTCGGCGCCTTCGAGGCCCTGTCCATCGCGCTCCCCGGCATCCTGCCGCGCGTCCCGGGCGAGGTGATCCACACCATCCCGTTCGTGGTGACGGTCCTCGCGCTGATGCTCTCCTCGAAGCGCCGCGTCACGGCGTAGGGGGTGTCTCGCTTGCCTTCACCTCTCCCCGAGGAGAGGTGAAGGCCTAAGCTTGCCCACAACCCTTCGCAGAGAACTCCTTCCCCACCCCTTCCCCGCTTCGCGGGAGGGGGAGCGGGCCCTCCCATTACTTGCGTTGAACAACCACCCTCGATGCCGGCCGAGCTGCGGCCCTCTCCCCCCTTGTGGGGGAGAGCTGGAGAGGGGGTGCCGTCCCCGCCGCACGCCGATCCGGAAGGCTTCCCCTTCACCTCTCCCAGAGGGAGAGGTCGACGGCGGAGCCGGCGGGTGAGGGGTTAGGGACTCTCCGGAGAGGGCATGCTCCTCACCCGGATCTTCCGGTCCAACCTCTCCCAATGGAAAAGGTGACGGCGAGGCCCGCGGTGCCGGGAACGCGCAATCGCCCTCTGGCCTCGCGCCCGGTTACCCCTTCACCGCGCCGACGGCGATGCCGCTGACGATCTGGCGCTGGAAGATCACATAGATGATGACGATCGGCGCCGCGGCCAGCACGATTCCGGCGGCGAGCAGTGGCACATTGGTCGTGTATTCGCCGCGCAGCGCCGCGATGCCGACCATCAGCGTGCGCTCGTCCTGCAGCACGAGCAGCGAGATCAGCACGTCATTCCAGCAATAGAGCGTGTTGAGGATGCCAAGCGTGATCAGCGCCGGCTTCCCCATCGG
Encoded here:
- a CDS encoding ABC transporter permease, whose product is MNEIFDTILSAAFVAAVIRTTTPVLFASLGGLLSDLVGSLNVALEGMMLIGALTAVVVSAYAPWYVGVLAGLAVGGMLGGLMALFHLRFKADVILVGFAVNIIAAGGTVTALNYATGGDKGTSINLPSKAVPSLDLSFLDAIPGIGPVLTQMFSGHSYLTWLAVFLVFAIWYFLYRTPEGLRFRAVGEYPAAAEAAGISPNRLRTYGLVASGALAGLGGAQLAMFNFVGFTRDMTAGRGFIALGAVLLGRRHPVGTAIAAVLFGAFEALSIALPGILPRVPGEVIHTIPFVVTVLALMLSSKRRVTA